A window of the Oceanithermus desulfurans genome harbors these coding sequences:
- a CDS encoding class I SAM-dependent DNA methyltransferase, protein MSYDELADLYALQYENYADDLDFYARLAERHGGPVLELGAGQGRVAAHLARRGVEVWALEPSAAMRARGEAATRGLAMRWIAGDMRDFELGRRFPLVIAPFNALMHLYTLADQNAALAGVARHLEAGGVFAFDLYNPLLIRADGALRLEGRYGAAEVYYRQEHRPEAQRLLTHYVLDETGPDGALRRRHHTLDQRYFTRYEVERWLAAAGLSGRLTGGFRGEPYEARRPIMVWTARRVS, encoded by the coding sequence GTGAGCTACGACGAATTGGCCGACCTCTACGCCCTCCAGTACGAAAACTACGCCGACGACCTGGACTTCTACGCCCGCCTCGCAGAGCGCCACGGGGGGCCGGTGCTCGAGCTGGGCGCGGGGCAGGGGCGGGTGGCCGCCCACCTGGCGCGGCGCGGGGTCGAGGTCTGGGCGCTCGAGCCCAGCGCCGCCATGCGCGCCCGCGGCGAAGCGGCCACCCGGGGGCTGGCGATGCGCTGGATCGCGGGCGACATGCGCGACTTCGAACTGGGCCGCCGCTTCCCGCTCGTCATCGCCCCCTTCAATGCCCTTATGCACCTCTACACCCTGGCCGACCAGAACGCCGCGCTGGCGGGCGTGGCCCGCCACCTGGAGGCGGGCGGGGTCTTCGCCTTCGACCTCTACAACCCCCTCTTGATCCGGGCCGACGGGGCGCTGCGGCTCGAGGGGCGCTACGGCGCCGCCGAGGTCTACTACCGACAGGAACACCGGCCGGAGGCCCAGCGCCTGCTGACCCACTACGTCCTGGACGAGACGGGGCCGGACGGCGCCCTGCGCCGCCGCCACCACACCCTCGATCAGCGCTACTTCACCCGCTACGAAGTCGAGCGCTGGCTCGCGGCCGCGGGCCTTTCCGGCCGCCTCACGGGCGGCTTTCGGGGCGAGCCCTACGAAGCCCGCCGGCCCATCATGGTCTGGACCGCCCGGCGGGTAAGCTAG
- a CDS encoding KaiC domain-containing protein, which produces MIGSPKPVLESILAAADLAQKIPEVEGVPSGVEGLDELFYTVVQERGKPVVRPLGGLPRLAAVHVTGTSDTGKSLFAEQYALAQAARGEGVVFVTVETPAPFVDAGLEQRRLAMGLARGVLEGVTLVDAASHGVLREDLPTLFATLDAAFEATGARHLVVDSLTGLYEAREMTARLIVRKVYLYAKEKQVTAVFTSQKRSSHEELSAEAAGGYAVSHILDATIVLAKRLVMTQAQSHLWGVPLGEVVRFLRIDGCRLSGHDTKTHHLELLPEGLLRVGPPIGASSSGA; this is translated from the coding sequence GTGATCGGTTCGCCCAAACCGGTGCTCGAGAGCATCCTCGCAGCGGCCGACCTGGCGCAGAAAATTCCCGAGGTCGAGGGGGTGCCCAGCGGCGTGGAGGGGCTCGACGAGCTCTTCTACACGGTGGTGCAGGAACGCGGCAAGCCGGTGGTGCGGCCGCTCGGGGGGCTGCCGCGGCTGGCGGCGGTGCACGTGACGGGCACCTCGGACACCGGCAAGAGCCTCTTCGCCGAGCAGTACGCCCTGGCCCAGGCGGCGCGCGGCGAGGGGGTGGTCTTCGTGACCGTGGAGACGCCCGCCCCCTTCGTGGACGCCGGGCTCGAGCAGCGGCGGCTGGCCATGGGGCTCGCGCGCGGCGTGCTCGAGGGGGTGACCCTGGTCGACGCCGCCAGCCACGGGGTGCTGCGCGAGGACCTGCCTACCCTCTTCGCCACCCTCGACGCCGCCTTCGAGGCCACCGGGGCGCGGCACCTGGTGGTGGACTCGCTCACCGGCCTCTACGAGGCGCGCGAGATGACGGCGCGGCTGATCGTGCGCAAGGTCTACCTCTACGCCAAGGAGAAGCAGGTGACCGCGGTCTTCACCTCGCAGAAGCGCTCGAGCCACGAGGAGCTCTCCGCCGAGGCCGCCGGCGGCTACGCGGTGAGCCACATCCTCGACGCCACCATCGTCCTCGCCAAGCGGCTGGTGATGACCCAGGCGCAGAGCCACCTCTGGGGCGTGCCGCTGGGCGAGGTCGTGCGCTTCCTGCGCATCGACGGCTGCCGCCTCAGCGGCCACGACACCAAGACCCACCACCTCGAGCTGCTGCCCGAGGGGCTGTTGCGGGTGGGCCCGCCGATCGGCGCCTCCTCATCCGGGGCCTGA